A stretch of DNA from Lysinibacillus sp. B2A1:
CCTCTTGTTGCTGTAACCTCTTCACTTTCCTCAAATAGCAACTGCATACCTAAGCAAATACCAAGCAGTGGACGATTGTCTACCCTTACCTTTTGTAAATAACGATCTAATTTTGTCTCAGCCAGTCGTTTCATTGCATCTGGAAATGCTCCAACACCTGGCAATAAAAGTGCATCTGCTGTATCCAACACTTTTTCATTGGCTGTGACAACTACCTCACAGCCAAGTCGTTCTAATGCCTGCTCTACACTAAATAAATTGCCCATACCATAATCGATCACACCTATTTTCACGTTAACAGCCCCTTAGTTGATGGCACGCCTTTAACACGTGGATCAATTTCCACTGCCGCATCAATGGCACGTGCTAACGCCTTAAAAATTGCCTCAATAATATGATGTGTATTCTGTCCATACGGTACAATGACGTGAACATTCATTCGTGCTTCTAGAGCAAATTTCCATAAAAATTCATGAACTAATTCTGTATCGAAGCTACCCACTTTTTCTTTTAATTGTGGTACACGGTATTCTAAATGTGGACGATTAGAGCAATCTACAACAACCTGTGCCAGCGCATCATCCATTGGTACAAATGCTGTGCCATAGCGTTTAATGCCTTTTTTATCACCAAGTGCTTCACGAATCGCTTGACCTAGTACGATTCCAAGGTCCTCTGTTGTATGGTGATCGTCAATATAGGTATCACCGTTTGCTTGAATTGTCCCATCAAAAAGTCCATGCTTTATAAACAAATCCAGCATATGATCCATAAAGCCAACGCCAGTTTTAATATCAGCCTTCCCTTCCCCATCTAAATCAATGGCTACTGAGATTCGTGTTTCATTTGTTGTCCGTTCTACTTTCGCAAAGCGTTTTTTTTCTGTCATTGTGCTACTCCTTCTCCCATCCACGTGATTCCACTGCACGTGCATGTCCCTCTAAGCCTTCCATGCGTGCAAGTCGTGCAATTTTCGGTGCATTTTCTGCCCAT
This window harbors:
- a CDS encoding imidazoleglycerol-phosphate dehydratase HisB, with the translated sequence MTEKKRFAKVERTTNETRISVAIDLDGEGKADIKTGVGFMDHMLDLFIKHGLFDGTIQANGDTYIDDHHTTEDLGIVLGQAIREALGDKKGIKRYGTAFVPMDDALAQVVVDCSNRPHLEYRVPQLKEKVGSFDTELVHEFLWKFALEARMNVHVIVPYGQNTHHIIEAIFKALARAIDAAVEIDPRVKGVPSTKGLLT